One Aureibacillus halotolerans DNA segment encodes these proteins:
- a CDS encoding aldo/keto reductase — protein MPSFVELGSSGLKVNPIGLGTNAVGGHNIYPNLNEETGKDVIRAAIEHGSTFLDTAFIYGPGRSEELIGDVIKQMDKRKAVTLATKGGHHIENGNVTVDNSPAFLKKTFEESLSRLQTDYIDLFYIHFPDENTPKAEAVGALKTLKDEGKLKAIGVSNFSIEQLKEANKDGYVDVVQDEYNLFKRDAEKDILPYCRENNISFVPYFPLAAGLLAGTYTEQTTFSDGRAKNPMFQGDAFKQNLAKVEQLKQIAAKKEVETPHLVLSWYLHQEGIDVIIPGAKKPAQVLDNLRTHDVSLTEEEIEKIRFIFQ, from the coding sequence ATGCCTTCATTCGTTGAGCTTGGATCATCCGGATTGAAAGTAAACCCTATTGGTTTAGGAACAAATGCCGTTGGAGGGCACAACATCTATCCGAATCTTAATGAAGAAACCGGAAAAGATGTGATTCGTGCAGCCATTGAGCATGGCAGTACTTTTCTCGACACTGCCTTTATTTATGGACCAGGACGCTCCGAAGAATTAATTGGTGACGTCATCAAGCAAATGGACAAACGGAAAGCTGTCACTCTAGCCACAAAAGGTGGACATCACATTGAAAACGGCAACGTGACTGTCGACAACTCTCCTGCATTTCTAAAAAAGACCTTTGAGGAAAGCCTCTCTAGGTTACAGACCGATTACATCGACTTATTTTACATTCATTTCCCAGATGAAAACACACCAAAGGCGGAAGCCGTTGGTGCATTAAAGACATTAAAAGATGAAGGCAAGCTTAAGGCTATTGGCGTATCCAATTTCTCAATTGAACAGTTGAAAGAAGCAAACAAGGATGGCTATGTGGACGTTGTGCAAGACGAATACAACCTATTTAAACGTGATGCTGAGAAAGACATCTTGCCCTACTGCCGAGAAAACAACATCTCCTTTGTTCCATACTTTCCACTTGCTGCTGGTCTTTTAGCTGGCACCTATACAGAACAAACAACCTTTTCAGACGGACGAGCGAAAAACCCGATGTTCCAAGGAGATGCCTTCAAGCAAAATCTTGCTAAGGTTGAACAGTTAAAGCAAATTGCAGCTAAAAAAGAGGTAGAAACGCCTCATCTAGTCCTCTCCTGGTACTTGCATCAAGAAGGGATTGACGTGATCATTCCTGGAGCAAAAAAACCTGCTCAAGTGCTCGATAACCTTAGAACGCATGACGTGTCTTTAACAGAAGAGGAAATCGAAAAGATTCGTTTCATTTTTCAATAA
- the qoxB gene encoding cytochrome aa3 quinol oxidase subunit I, with product MNLRWDEFIITGDPLILGAQISIVLASIAIVGGLTYFKKWRWLWTEWITSVDHKRLGIMYILAALLMLFRGGVDALLMRTQLAAPNMELLNSQHYNEIFTTHGTIMIIFMAMPFLIGLINVVVPLQIGARDVAFPFLNNLSFWTFFVGAMLFNISFVIGGSPSAGWTSYMPLATNELSPGPGQNYYLLGLQIAGIGTLMTGINFIVTIFKMRTKGMTLFRMPMFTWTSLITMVIIVFAFPVLTVSLALMTFDRLFGTAFFTLHDGGMPMLWANLFWIWGHPEVYIVILPAFGIFSEIITTFARKTLFGYKAMIASVVLISVLSFLVWVHHFFTMGSGALVNSFFSITTMAIAIPTGVKIFNWLFTLYKGRIRFTVPMLWALAFIPNFVVGGVTGVMLAMAAADYQYHNTYFLVSHFHYVLIAGTVFACFAGLVFWYPKMFGHKLNERIGRWSFWIFVIGFNVCFFPQYFLGLDGMPRRVNTYLPEEGWFSLNALSTVGAFMMGIGFMIFAYNIYYSFRHSKRETSGDCWGTGRTLEWATSSAVPPFYNFAVLPEVKSIDAYWKTKEDGIETQQKKDYKKIHMPNNSALGFLMSVCLGIAGFGLVFHWYWIGLVGGILTLLCMTYRSFQEDDGYYVPVEKIQETEQKASAK from the coding sequence ATGAATTTACGATGGGATGAATTTATCATAACCGGAGACCCTCTCATATTAGGCGCACAAATTTCGATTGTGCTTGCGAGTATAGCCATCGTTGGTGGTCTTACGTATTTCAAGAAATGGCGCTGGTTGTGGACAGAATGGATCACATCAGTCGACCATAAACGTCTTGGCATTATGTATATTCTTGCAGCCTTATTGATGTTGTTCAGGGGAGGCGTTGACGCTCTGTTGATGCGAACACAGTTAGCTGCACCAAATATGGAGCTGCTCAATTCCCAACATTACAACGAAATTTTTACAACGCACGGAACCATTATGATTATTTTTATGGCAATGCCATTTTTGATCGGTTTAATAAATGTCGTTGTTCCACTTCAAATAGGAGCACGCGATGTCGCTTTTCCATTCTTGAACAACCTGAGCTTCTGGACATTTTTTGTCGGGGCGATGCTTTTCAATATTTCGTTCGTTATCGGCGGTTCACCGTCTGCTGGCTGGACCAGTTACATGCCGTTGGCGACGAATGAACTTAGTCCTGGTCCTGGACAAAATTACTACTTGCTCGGTTTGCAGATTGCCGGAATTGGTACGCTTATGACAGGGATTAACTTTATCGTTACGATCTTCAAAATGCGTACAAAAGGTATGACACTTTTCCGCATGCCGATGTTTACATGGACATCATTAATTACAATGGTTATCATCGTTTTTGCTTTTCCTGTTTTAACGGTATCACTTGCTTTAATGACGTTTGACCGCTTGTTTGGCACAGCCTTCTTTACACTTCATGATGGCGGGATGCCAATGCTTTGGGCGAACCTGTTCTGGATATGGGGACATCCTGAGGTTTACATTGTTATTTTGCCGGCATTCGGTATCTTTTCTGAAATCATTACAACGTTTGCACGCAAAACATTGTTTGGTTATAAAGCTATGATTGCATCGGTCGTTCTTATTTCCGTATTGAGCTTTTTAGTTTGGGTGCATCACTTCTTTACGATGGGTTCCGGTGCATTGGTCAATTCATTTTTCTCTATTACAACGATGGCGATTGCCATACCAACAGGGGTTAAGATCTTTAACTGGCTGTTTACGCTTTATAAGGGTAGGATACGTTTCACCGTACCAATGTTGTGGGCGTTAGCATTTATTCCTAACTTTGTAGTGGGTGGCGTGACAGGGGTTATGCTTGCGATGGCAGCCGCAGACTACCAGTACCACAACACGTACTTCCTTGTATCGCATTTCCATTACGTTTTAATTGCTGGAACTGTGTTTGCTTGCTTTGCAGGCTTGGTGTTTTGGTATCCAAAAATGTTTGGACATAAGTTAAACGAACGCATTGGCCGTTGGAGTTTCTGGATTTTTGTGATTGGATTTAACGTTTGTTTCTTCCCGCAATATTTCCTTGGTCTCGACGGAATGCCACGTCGTGTAAATACGTATTTACCGGAAGAAGGCTGGTTTAGCCTTAACGCTTTGTCAACAGTCGGTGCCTTTATGATGGGTATTGGGTTTATGATTTTTGCGTACAACATTTATTACAGCTTCAGACATTCAAAAAGAGAAACGAGCGGCGACTGCTGGGGCACAGGTCGTACGTTAGAATGGGCGACGAGCTCTGCTGTTCCGCCGTTTTATAATTTTGCCGTTCTTCCTGAAGTGAAAAGCATTGATGCGTATTGGAAAACGAAGGAAGATGGCATTGAAACGCAGCAAAAGAAGGATTATAAGAAAATCCATATGCCTAACAATTCGGCATTGGGCTTCCTTATGTCCGTCTGTTTAGGAATTGCTGGCTTCGGTCTTGTCTTCCATTGGTATTGGATCGGACTCGTTGGGGGCATCCTGACATTGCTCTGTATGACCTATAGATCCTTCCAAGAAGATGATGGCTATTATGTCCCAGTAGAAAAAATCCAGGAGACCGAGCAAAAAGCTTCGGCGAAGTAA
- a CDS encoding DUF6376 family protein: protein MRMKNWITILVSAAFLVLSGCGVLEEVNNSLNYTQETIQYLEDVQIFVQEAPQLVSNAANNPEAQAELEQSIEQFRAEMESFEAMEPPQIAEDIHAQLLSLTEQAEASLDQIQQQMENAQLTAEELQNSELFKTLQQLHELQSSIENLAG, encoded by the coding sequence ATGAGAATGAAAAATTGGATCACTATTTTGGTCAGTGCGGCCTTCTTGGTGTTGAGTGGCTGTGGTGTCCTTGAAGAAGTAAACAACAGTTTGAACTATACACAGGAAACGATACAGTATTTAGAGGATGTTCAGATATTCGTTCAAGAGGCGCCTCAGTTGGTCTCTAATGCGGCGAACAACCCTGAAGCACAAGCAGAGCTTGAACAATCCATTGAACAGTTTAGAGCGGAAATGGAAAGCTTTGAGGCGATGGAGCCACCACAAATTGCTGAGGATATTCATGCGCAGTTACTGTCATTAACGGAGCAAGCAGAAGCTTCTCTAGATCAAATTCAGCAACAGATGGAAAATGCGCAGCTCACAGCGGAGGAGCTTCAAAATAGCGAGCTGTTTAAAACACTTCAACAGCTTCATGAACTCCAGTCAAGCATTGAGAATCTTGCAGGATAG
- a CDS encoding cysteine hydrolase family protein: MKALIVIDYTNDFIAESGTLSIGEPGRAIEETVTQTTKMFTEAGDFVVLAVDVHEEDDSYHPETALFPPHNLRGSTGRNLYGTLGTYYETVKHLPNVYFLNKTRYSAFVGTDLDIKLRERGVTEVHLIGDVTDICVLHTAVYAYSLNYSIVVHKNAVASFDSVGHKWALNHFTNVLGASIIE; this comes from the coding sequence ATGAAAGCGCTAATTGTTATTGATTACACAAATGATTTCATTGCTGAAAGTGGAACGCTTTCCATTGGAGAACCTGGACGAGCCATCGAAGAGACAGTCACTCAAACGACAAAAATGTTTACTGAGGCAGGTGACTTTGTCGTTCTTGCGGTGGATGTGCACGAGGAGGACGACTCGTATCATCCTGAAACAGCGTTATTTCCTCCTCATAATCTTCGTGGGTCAACTGGGAGGAACCTTTATGGCACATTGGGAACGTATTATGAAACGGTTAAGCACCTTCCTAATGTATATTTTCTCAACAAAACAAGGTACTCAGCTTTTGTAGGAACTGACTTAGATATAAAGCTTCGTGAACGTGGGGTTACAGAAGTTCATTTGATTGGAGATGTGACAGATATTTGTGTGTTGCACACAGCGGTTTATGCTTACTCGTTGAACTACTCCATTGTTGTTCATAAAAATGCTGTCGCAAGCTTTGATTCGGTCGGTCATAAGTGGGCATTGAATCACTTTACGAACGTTCTAGGCGCTTCAATCATTGAATAG
- a CDS encoding alpha-glucosidase/alpha-galactosidase — MIRVAMIGAGSIGFTRRLFMDILSVEELRDTEFRFMDIHQDNLDMVAQLCTKMAEDNGLKANIVATTNQREAIRDADYVICTARVGGLEAFKHDIEIPLKYGVDQCVGDTLGPGGVFFALRTIPVLLDIAKDMREVAPNALLLNYSNPMAMNTWALRRAGGIHVVGLCHGVQGGHSQIARALGLDKSEVDIVCAGINHQTWYVEVNHKGQDMRPYLLEAFEKHPDLSEREPTRIDVLKRFGYYSTESNGHLSEYLPWYRKRPEEIDRWIYNGDWIGGRTGGYLYHCMEKTDEYREMFPKWMKGEEEYIKLGQRSEEHGSYIIEALETGRVYRGHFNVENRGLITNLPDGCTVELPGYVDGAGMQPTFVGDLPLQCAATCNVSVSVQEMAVEAALTGNRELVKLAILHDPLTAAVCSPEEVWAMCDEMFDALAQWLPQFNGEGRTWEDIPAPKGYYTKSAGRVGPVPSTLTGEQSVTGSDERWSVGYKDS, encoded by the coding sequence ATGATCCGTGTAGCAATGATTGGTGCTGGCAGTATCGGGTTTACGCGCCGTTTGTTTATGGATATTTTGTCAGTCGAGGAGCTTCGTGATACAGAATTTCGATTTATGGATATCCATCAAGACAATTTGGACATGGTGGCGCAATTATGTACGAAAATGGCTGAGGATAATGGGCTTAAAGCGAATATTGTGGCGACGACGAATCAGCGTGAAGCAATTCGAGACGCAGACTACGTTATTTGTACGGCTCGCGTTGGTGGGCTAGAGGCTTTCAAGCATGATATTGAGATTCCCTTAAAGTATGGAGTGGATCAGTGCGTTGGGGATACGCTAGGGCCTGGTGGTGTCTTCTTTGCGCTTCGTACGATCCCCGTGTTGCTTGATATTGCAAAGGATATGCGTGAGGTCGCACCAAATGCGTTGCTGTTAAATTACTCGAACCCAATGGCGATGAATACGTGGGCGTTGCGTAGAGCAGGAGGCATTCATGTTGTGGGCTTGTGCCATGGAGTGCAAGGTGGGCATAGTCAAATTGCACGCGCGCTTGGTTTGGACAAGTCCGAAGTGGATATTGTTTGTGCGGGTATCAACCATCAAACGTGGTACGTTGAGGTAAATCACAAGGGTCAGGATATGCGTCCTTATCTGCTCGAGGCATTTGAAAAACATCCCGATCTTTCAGAGCGTGAACCGACTCGTATTGATGTATTGAAGCGATTTGGTTACTATTCGACAGAATCGAATGGTCATCTGAGTGAATATTTGCCTTGGTATCGAAAACGTCCAGAGGAAATAGATCGCTGGATTTATAATGGGGACTGGATTGGTGGACGCACAGGAGGTTACTTGTACCATTGTATGGAAAAAACGGATGAGTATCGTGAGATGTTTCCAAAATGGATGAAAGGTGAAGAGGAGTACATCAAGCTCGGACAGCGTTCTGAAGAACATGGCTCCTACATCATTGAGGCGCTCGAAACTGGTCGAGTGTACCGTGGGCATTTCAACGTCGAAAACCGTGGCTTGATCACGAACCTTCCTGATGGATGTACTGTAGAGCTTCCTGGCTATGTGGATGGTGCTGGGATGCAGCCGACCTTTGTCGGGGACCTCCCTTTGCAATGTGCAGCGACGTGCAACGTGTCTGTGTCTGTACAAGAAATGGCTGTTGAAGCTGCCCTCACAGGCAATCGTGAGCTCGTCAAATTAGCGATTCTTCATGATCCTCTCACTGCCGCTGTCTGTTCACCTGAAGAAGTTTGGGCGATGTGCGATGAAATGTTTGACGCCTTGGCTCAATGGTTACCGCAGTTTAATGGCGAAGGTCGTACGTGGGAAGACATTCCAGCGCCGAAAGGGTATTATACAAAATCAGCAGGTCGCGTTGGTCCTGTGCCCAGTACACTTACTGGGGAACAATCAGTGACCGGCTCAGATGAGCGCTGGTCTGTCGGTTACAAAGATTCATAA
- the qoxD gene encoding cytochrome aa3 quinol oxidase subunit IV codes for MAQSNTTAQKGHFPWKHIVGFVMSIVLTLAALWICFQTDFTLQTKIIIIFLFAFLQAALQLLMFMHLTEGKSGRIQAGNILFAAFIAIVVVLGSFWVMNFGVHLNHHM; via the coding sequence ATGGCTCAAAGCAATACAACAGCCCAAAAAGGACATTTCCCATGGAAACACATTGTAGGTTTTGTCATGTCGATCGTTCTCACCCTGGCCGCTTTATGGATTTGTTTTCAAACCGACTTTACCCTTCAAACAAAGATTATTATCATTTTCCTTTTTGCATTTCTCCAAGCAGCTCTGCAGCTCTTGATGTTTATGCATCTGACGGAAGGGAAGTCAGGACGAATTCAAGCTGGAAATATATTGTTTGCTGCCTTTATCGCAATCGTTGTTGTCCTTGGCTCTTTCTGGGTCATGAATTTCGGCGTTCATTTAAACCATCACATGTAA
- the qoxA gene encoding cytochrome aa3 quinol oxidase subunit II, with product MFHRLKSLVLFGLISLLMVGCSAPTVLKPKGPVAEQQSDLIVYSIIFMLTIVAVIFVLFTVILVKYKDRKENPNYDPKHEGNVLLEIVWTVIPVVIVIALSIPTVSTIYSLEKAPVATAHKEPLVIHATSANWKWIFSYPEEDIETVNYLNIPEDRPILFRLTSADSMAALWIPQLGGQKYNMAGMETKLYLQADHVGTYKGRNANFTGDGFTNQRFEVHALTEEDYAAWVEDTQENAPELTQAEYDLKLMIPGSVDEMTFSNTHLDWVNHVKNASYALEARERLGYINRNPHAKGPVPPLKDPSELEFYTNPESRETETSDSNQGHGGHEDHEDMTQDEDMSHGEGH from the coding sequence ATGTTTCATAGGCTTAAATCATTGGTGCTTTTTGGACTCATCTCATTACTTATGGTTGGCTGTAGCGCGCCAACAGTGTTAAAGCCGAAAGGACCAGTGGCCGAGCAGCAAAGTGATCTCATTGTATATTCCATAATTTTCATGCTCACAATTGTGGCTGTGATTTTCGTCCTTTTTACTGTCATTCTTGTGAAGTACAAGGATCGGAAGGAAAATCCAAATTACGATCCTAAGCACGAGGGGAATGTGCTACTAGAGATTGTGTGGACTGTGATTCCGGTGGTCATCGTTATTGCACTCTCTATACCTACAGTCAGCACGATTTATTCGTTGGAAAAAGCACCAGTGGCTACAGCGCATAAAGAACCACTTGTGATTCATGCGACGTCGGCGAACTGGAAATGGATTTTTAGTTATCCTGAAGAAGACATTGAAACAGTGAATTATTTAAACATCCCTGAAGACAGACCTATTCTCTTTCGACTTACGTCTGCCGACTCAATGGCTGCCCTATGGATTCCTCAACTTGGCGGTCAAAAGTACAACATGGCAGGTATGGAAACGAAGCTTTACTTACAGGCAGACCATGTAGGAACTTATAAAGGAAGAAATGCAAACTTCACAGGCGATGGCTTCACGAATCAACGTTTTGAAGTACATGCTCTAACAGAAGAGGATTATGCTGCATGGGTGGAGGACACTCAGGAAAATGCGCCAGAGCTCACTCAGGCAGAATATGATCTTAAGCTGATGATTCCAGGTTCCGTCGATGAGATGACCTTTAGCAATACACACCTTGATTGGGTTAATCACGTAAAGAATGCAAGCTATGCTTTAGAAGCACGTGAACGCCTTGGGTATATTAATCGTAATCCACATGCAAAGGGCCCTGTACCACCTTTAAAGGACCCTTCAGAATTGGAGTTTTATACAAACCCTGAATCGAGAGAAACGGAAACCTCTGATAGTAACCAGGGACACGGCGGTCATGAAGACCATGAAGACATGACACAAGATGAAGATATGAGCCATGGCGAAGGCCATTAA
- a CDS encoding DUF4362 domain-containing protein, whose protein sequence is MRKILTTTCFFSLLWLVACRQEAAIQTDSTQTPAENNYAIVDNGSSIQHLDQLDKFIKRMNTNTPSKVTIYKLNENKKSIHTLTYSSAGLVYTVAKQHNENSQKQQVTQTQCETVQRRSEGKALVYAIYHCDGINEQEVLRQELP, encoded by the coding sequence ATGAGAAAAATTCTTACAACCACTTGCTTTTTTTCATTATTATGGCTCGTCGCTTGCCGACAAGAAGCTGCGATCCAAACGGATTCTACACAGACTCCTGCAGAAAATAATTATGCGATTGTTGATAACGGAAGCTCTATTCAACATCTTGATCAATTAGATAAATTTATTAAACGGATGAATACCAATACGCCTTCAAAAGTAACAATTTACAAATTGAACGAAAACAAAAAGAGCATTCACACGTTAACCTATTCATCAGCAGGACTCGTTTATACAGTGGCTAAACAGCATAACGAAAACTCGCAAAAGCAGCAAGTCACGCAAACTCAATGTGAAACGGTTCAACGGCGGTCAGAGGGAAAAGCTCTTGTCTATGCCATTTATCATTGTGATGGAATCAATGAACAGGAAGTGCTGCGTCAAGAACTCCCATAA
- the qoxC gene encoding cytochrome aa3 quinol oxidase subunit III: MAHEVMNENEPLEYQSETGRLNILGFWIFLGAEIALFSTLFATYFVLINRTAGEIMPGELFELKLVLIMTFLLLTSSFTCGLAVHELRNRNTKATIAWLIVTVLLGMGFVGFEIYEFAHYAHEGATLSTSAFWSSFFVLLGTHGLHVSIGICWIIMIMIQIKRRGLTPKTSSKVFISSLYWHFLDVVWIFIFTGVYLLGMVK; the protein is encoded by the coding sequence ATGGCTCATGAAGTAATGAATGAAAATGAACCATTGGAGTATCAGTCCGAAACGGGTCGCTTAAATATCCTCGGTTTTTGGATATTTCTAGGGGCAGAAATCGCACTGTTCTCCACACTGTTTGCGACATATTTTGTACTCATTAACCGGACGGCAGGAGAGATCATGCCAGGCGAGCTTTTCGAACTAAAACTCGTACTAATTATGACATTTCTCTTACTCACAAGTTCATTTACTTGCGGACTCGCAGTCCATGAACTTCGGAACCGCAATACAAAGGCAACGATCGCATGGCTCATTGTTACAGTCTTACTTGGTATGGGATTTGTAGGCTTTGAAATTTATGAGTTTGCGCATTACGCCCATGAAGGTGCGACATTATCCACGAGTGCTTTTTGGTCATCCTTCTTTGTATTGCTAGGTACTCACGGCTTGCACGTTAGTATCGGTATTTGCTGGATTATCATGATTATGATTCAAATTAAACGACGTGGTTTGACGCCTAAAACGTCATCGAAAGTATTTATCTCAAGCCTTTACTGGCACTTTCTAGATGTCGTTTGGATTTTCATCTTTACAGGCGTCTACTTGCTAGGGATGGTGAAGTAA
- a CDS encoding DUF6483 family protein, producing the protein MHRDDFIMRMFQSAVAMAAKIAGLRTERNKAEIDAMLNEAMKGVSGMSRKTIGLLPPAELESMFSSREDQAERATGLALLLIEEGDSHEVFDESEAAYEDYIRALTLVLPVVLNGSSAVREQLHYTVDGLIERLKNYPSTSGWPLRTVDYFETIHQRYDLAENVLFAIAELAPTPEIFSRGETFYTSRLAESAEALNKGQLPKDEAIDGWKDFQALFKN; encoded by the coding sequence TTGCATCGAGATGATTTTATTATGAGAATGTTTCAATCCGCTGTTGCAATGGCAGCAAAAATTGCTGGTCTTCGCACTGAGCGTAATAAAGCAGAAATTGATGCTATGCTAAATGAGGCCATGAAAGGCGTCTCTGGAATGAGCCGAAAAACCATTGGTCTGCTCCCTCCTGCAGAGTTAGAATCGATGTTTTCCTCGCGTGAAGATCAAGCTGAACGTGCTACAGGACTTGCCTTGCTTCTCATTGAAGAAGGGGATAGTCATGAAGTGTTTGACGAAAGTGAGGCTGCTTACGAAGATTACATCAGAGCGTTAACTTTAGTGCTACCTGTCGTTCTAAACGGCTCATCAGCTGTACGTGAACAACTTCACTATACCGTGGACGGTCTAATTGAACGACTAAAAAATTACCCCTCCACTAGTGGCTGGCCCCTTAGAACGGTCGATTATTTTGAGACCATTCACCAGCGGTATGATCTTGCAGAGAATGTCCTTTTCGCAATTGCCGAGCTTGCACCAACACCTGAAATCTTTTCTCGCGGGGAGACGTTTTATACATCAAGGCTTGCTGAATCAGCGGAGGCTTTGAACAAGGGGCAGCTCCCAAAAGACGAAGCCATTGATGGGTGGAAGGATTTCCAAGCTTTATTTAAGAACTAG
- a CDS encoding AraC family transcriptional regulator yields the protein MSEFKDNYSFHFNEQPAFTNPLSLVSTGWERTTSPDYQWNGNERTGENVLLFQYTLSGYGLLQTSAHQYEVHAGQGFLVWLPSDHHYGLPNTSTHWEFLYVMFKGNELQTTTRDLVERVGSFFHASPDASSIKILRELHQLAKDGQIRDGYLASSLSYQFLLELYRLQSNVPFVQAPSYIQEAVQFITMHFATIDSIETLSKHTSVSRAHFYRQFRRYTGLTANDYLVKVRLEQAAMLLKQSKQSLDDIAHAVGFSSGHYLSKVFRQWIGLTPGSYRRSTSQATSGKLIVSPPLRPKKKRDTTNE from the coding sequence ATGTCTGAGTTTAAAGACAATTACAGTTTTCATTTTAATGAACAACCTGCATTCACCAACCCGCTGTCTCTCGTAAGTACTGGTTGGGAAAGGACAACATCACCTGACTACCAGTGGAACGGAAACGAACGCACGGGTGAAAATGTGCTTCTGTTTCAATATACACTGTCAGGTTACGGCCTATTGCAAACGAGCGCACACCAGTATGAGGTCCACGCTGGTCAAGGGTTTCTTGTTTGGCTTCCTAGCGATCACCATTACGGATTGCCAAACACTAGCACACATTGGGAGTTTCTTTATGTGATGTTTAAAGGGAATGAGCTTCAAACAACCACGAGAGACCTTGTGGAACGGGTTGGCTCTTTTTTTCATGCCTCTCCAGATGCTTCATCAATCAAAATCCTGCGTGAATTGCATCAGCTCGCTAAAGATGGTCAAATTAGAGATGGGTACCTTGCATCTAGTCTGTCGTATCAGTTTTTATTAGAGCTTTATCGATTGCAATCCAACGTCCCATTTGTACAAGCACCATCCTATATACAAGAAGCAGTACAGTTTATCACCATGCACTTCGCTACAATTGATTCTATTGAAACGCTCTCAAAGCACACCTCCGTATCACGCGCACATTTTTACAGACAATTTCGCAGGTACACAGGCCTCACAGCAAATGATTATCTTGTTAAAGTGCGTCTTGAACAGGCGGCCATGCTTTTGAAGCAAAGCAAACAATCACTTGATGACATTGCCCATGCTGTTGGATTTTCAAGTGGTCATTATCTGTCAAAGGTGTTTCGTCAATGGATTGGTCTAACGCCTGGAAGTTATCGTCGGAGCACGAGTCAAGCGACAAGTGGGAAGCTGATCGTGAGCCCTCCCCTAAGGCCAAAGAAAAAAAGAGATACAACCAACGAGTAG
- a CDS encoding AAA family ATPase, whose translation MIVWINGSFGVGKTQTAYELKRRLSKAHLFDPEKIGYRIQKDVPEEAQLEDFQDYPIWRTYIVELLTHIELQGHKGVTIVPMTITNELYYTETIETLKERGIDVLPISLIASKATIQQRLKKRGDGPKTWNWHQIDRCVEAMERLPAHRINTAGIDVQEVTEKIAAIANLKLAKRRSRWLYSLWIQLRHARF comes from the coding sequence ATGATTGTTTGGATTAATGGTTCCTTTGGTGTTGGGAAAACCCAAACCGCCTATGAGCTAAAACGTAGATTATCCAAAGCACATTTGTTTGATCCTGAAAAAATAGGCTACCGAATACAAAAGGACGTTCCCGAAGAAGCGCAACTTGAGGATTTTCAGGATTATCCTATTTGGCGAACATACATCGTTGAGTTGCTTACACATATCGAATTGCAGGGACACAAAGGGGTCACGATCGTACCGATGACGATTACAAATGAGCTGTACTATACAGAAACGATTGAAACGTTAAAAGAACGAGGCATAGACGTGTTGCCTATTTCGTTAATCGCATCAAAAGCAACGATCCAGCAACGGTTAAAAAAACGGGGAGATGGACCAAAAACATGGAATTGGCACCAGATAGACCGCTGTGTTGAAGCGATGGAAAGGCTCCCAGCCCATCGTATCAACACAGCGGGCATTGACGTTCAAGAGGTCACCGAAAAGATTGCTGCGATTGCTAATCTTAAGCTAGCGAAACGTCGATCAAGGTGGCTTTACAGCCTTTGGATTCAGCTTCGTCATGCACGTTTTTAA
- a CDS encoding DUF3817 domain-containing protein, translating to MLRTALGRVRLIGMIEGISFLMLLGIAMPLKYWANIPMAVTIVGSLHGLLFVLFVMAIANVAVVDRWRVSLIAGALLSSLIPFGPFVLDKKLKDDPTA from the coding sequence ATGCTTCGTACAGCACTTGGTCGCGTTCGTTTAATTGGAATGATTGAAGGCATTTCTTTTCTAATGCTTCTAGGCATTGCTATGCCGCTGAAATACTGGGCAAACATCCCAATGGCCGTCACTATTGTGGGCTCATTGCACGGATTATTATTTGTATTGTTCGTCATGGCCATTGCCAATGTCGCCGTCGTCGATAGGTGGCGCGTGTCATTGATTGCCGGCGCATTGCTTTCATCATTAATTCCGTTTGGTCCATTTGTTCTAGACAAAAAATTGAAAGACGACCCTACTGCGTAA